A single region of the Pseudomonas sp. VD-NE ins genome encodes:
- a CDS encoding phosphatase PAP2 family protein gives MSSNVVRPTPRPMNLWLYLGIPVVAAISLILLEMTDLDMVLARLFYDPVAGDFIGRHSFFLEDILHDRAKQVVIAFSVFAVLGFLGSFFLARLKPFKRELGCLVLSLGLATSFVTPVKAVTAVQCPWSLEQFGGHETYSKLMEHRPQTDKPGRCWPGGHAATGFTLFALFFVLRDRRPRLARQAFIFAFALGSVFSISRMMQGAHFFSHNVWTAIFCWLICLGSYYWVLYRPAVKTEAVVKAQPVSA, from the coding sequence ATGTCATCAAATGTTGTACGCCCCACTCCTCGCCCGATGAATCTTTGGCTGTATCTGGGAATCCCCGTCGTTGCAGCGATCTCTCTGATCCTGCTGGAAATGACCGATCTGGACATGGTGCTGGCGCGGTTGTTCTATGACCCGGTTGCGGGCGACTTCATTGGCCGCCACAGTTTTTTCCTGGAAGACATCCTTCACGATCGCGCCAAACAGGTGGTGATCGCGTTCTCGGTGTTTGCGGTATTGGGTTTTCTCGGCTCGTTTTTCCTCGCCAGACTCAAACCGTTCAAGCGAGAACTGGGTTGCCTGGTGCTTTCGCTGGGCCTGGCAACATCGTTCGTCACTCCGGTCAAAGCCGTGACCGCCGTGCAGTGCCCGTGGAGCCTGGAGCAATTTGGCGGCCATGAAACCTACAGCAAACTGATGGAACATCGCCCACAGACCGACAAACCAGGCCGTTGCTGGCCGGGTGGTCATGCGGCGACGGGGTTCACTCTGTTTGCACTGTTCTTTGTCCTGCGTGATCGCCGCCCGCGTCTGGCGCGTCAGGCGTTTATCTTCGCCTTTGCCTTGGGCTCGGTGTTTTCGATCAGCCGGATGATGCAGGGCGCGCACTTCTTCTCGCACAACGTATGGACGGCGATTTTCTGCTGGCTGATTTGCTTGGGGTCTTATTACTGGGTGCTATATCGCCCGGCGGTAAAAACC